The Pongo abelii isolate AG06213 chromosome 19, NHGRI_mPonAbe1-v2.0_pri, whole genome shotgun sequence genome includes the window AGTagtgaggaaaaataaagagttagttgaccgggcacagtggctcatgcctgtaatcccagcactttgggaggctgaggtaggcttAGGAGgtagatcacttgatgtcaggagttcgagaccagactggccaaaatggtgaaaccccatctctactaaaaatacaaaaattagttgggcatgttggcgcatgcctgtaatcccagctactcgggaggctgaggcaggagaatggcttgaacctgggaggtggaggttgcagtgagccaagactatagcactgcactccagcctgggcaacagagcaagactctgtctcaaaaaaaaaaaaaaaaaaaaaaaaaaaggagttagtTAATGCAAAAAGCTCCTATCTTCTAGACTGTTAGAATTCGATGGGGttgggctgagtgcggtggctcatgcctgtaatcccagcactttgggaggccaaggagggtggatcatgagatcaggagatcgagaccatcctggctaatatggtgaaaccctgtctctactaaaaatacaaaaaattagccaggcgtggtggcacatacctgtagtcccagctactcaggaggctgaggcaggagaatcccttgaacccaggaggcagagattgcagtgagctgagatcacaccagtgcacaccagcctggtgacagagtgagactccatctcaaaaaaataaatacatacatacaaaataaataaatagaatttgatGGGGTTTTAGGTCATTCTGTTTTGACTTGTCTGTGgtcaaaatattttccccaaagcaAACATTGGAAATAATGGGGCTCATTTTAAAGGGGCAGGTGTGAGACAGCCAAACTAGTGAGCTTATTGGAAGCAATCAGGTTTAGTAATTACAGAGGGTTGGTCTTCCCTTTCCCGGCAAGGATTTAGAGCCATAATAGCGATGGCTTTTTGTTAAAGGTTTTTCTTGCCCTTTCAGGAATGTCACCCTGATGAAATTGACACCGACTCTGCCTACATTCTTTTCTATGAGCAGCAGGGGATAGACTATGCACAATTTCTGCCAAAGATTGATGACAAAAAGATGGCAGACACAAGCAGTATGGATGAAGACTTTGAGTCTGATTACAAAAAGTACTGTATGTTACAGTAAAGCTACCACTCTGGCTGCTAGACAGCTTGGTGGTGAGGGAGATGACTCCTTGCCAAGCTGTACTTGGCAAAAGTGTCACTGAAAGGCAAGCTAAATGTAGTTATTTTATCCTGTTAGAATACAAATTCTAATTAAAATAGTTAACTTTAAGAGtagcaataattttattttaaactctcATACAAGTTGTTCGATAGAGAACTTTCAGGCAGATCCCACCATCAGCCTGCAAACAAAAGGTTTGGCACCAGCCACCTGGGACCAAATAAGAATTCAATTGTGCTTGTCCAGATATGAACAAATATGTAGTGAGTATAGAGTTTACCAATAATCATAACAAATATTAAAGATTTCCTTGGAgtcaaagtaaaaaacaaaaaattgtaatgTTGTCTAGGGATGACATGATATGCTACCTCCTTCTTCCCGAAGTTTATTCCATTATATTGACAAGATGGAGAAAGCCAGATCATGAAGGTGTGCAAATGATTCTTACGGCACGGGCGaggatttttcaatttattttttaaagtttccataccctttctttgtctttcttgctttttgtttttgccgTTGTGTTTATGTTTGAGGCACAACCAGTCATTGGTGGCAGGGGCATAGAGTGATCAGTCTGAAAGGGAGGCTCTCTTAAGAGCTATGTGCCTTCCACCCAGAGGGAGACCcagtagaaagaaaaacatcctGGGAAATCCAGCTACCATGGCCCTCCCAGTGGAGGCATCTTACATTTAGGATACTTCAAGTATCCTCAGAAATGTATTCTGCACCCCTGGCCCTGCCCATGCTGAGGGAAGGGGAGCAGTTGCCAATATTTGCAGCATCTTCACATGCACATGTTGCAACAAGAGCTTCTGGGAAAGTAAGCGGCATCAGAGCTAGATCACGTTTCGCAATTAGTGGTTgttcttttctgtgtttattttgcattttaaaaaagagagaacacaTGCAAATGAACTTGCTTGTGTGTATTTGGTGGCTCTAAGGGCTATAAATTACAAACAAAACATGTCCCAGACATTAGGAGTTCATAAGTATATTTAATGAAATTGGTGGTTTTAGGAAGTCAActttagttttgctttgtttgcatgttcactaatttttttattttgatatttgcctttttttttaattttacagtagTCATTGAAAGTtatgtttctttgtttacttCGTTTTTGCTCTAATTATTCAAGACTGGAacaaaagtataaatattatttatttcaggtAGAGTTTTTTTCATGTAGTTTTTTAATACATACTTGAAGGAAATGTTTCACCTTATTTTTGgcctttgtttattcatttagacCTTGCAAGTTGATTCTCATTAACTGTCAGATTCCACTACCCTTTCTTCCTCATAGGTAGTAATTACCAGTGTAACTAAGCATTTGCGTTCTGATATCTGAGGCCAGTAACTATGAATATCTAGTTCTCAGAGCATTTGGAAAGGTTATCTGAAATGGCTACCTAAATTGAAatccttttcagaaaaaatataattgcaaGTAGGTAGGAGTGGCCTAAATTGTCTAATGTAATAAAGTCAGACAAAATGCATACTTTATAGTTTCAAGATTTTCAGTATATAAAATCTGTCCATTCCTACCTGGACatatcccattaaaaagtggaagaTTTTAAATACTTTCTTTACAGATGTTTTATTTAAGCAGGTAGCACAATCTACTAATGTTGTTTGCTCTGTGTTTGTTATACTggttgtaattaatttttttaattcatgaactagctgaaaatttattaaattaactATTAACTACACTCATCTTGTAAATTACTGTATAAAACTTGTTGACAATGCAATGGCTTTAGAAAGATGTTAATGTACATAAATAGAGTGTAAATAAAATAGTGTTGATGTACTGAAATATGAACTGTATAAAAAGTATTGGTAATTGTATATGGGTGTACCTGTTTATCTGTAACTGTTATCCAAACGAATTAAATACTGTGGATGCCTCTATGTGCTGTTTTTCCTCATACAAGTAAACACAGAATGTCAAACTCTTCAGCCTCCCTCTCTGTGATCCTGTTTTAATTCTCCTACTTGAATAGTTTCTTTCTGACTTACAGAGGGGATGCTTCATCTCTGAGGTTGGAAACTGTAGAGCAGGattccccaactcctgggctacAGACCAGTAccgtccatggcctgttaggaaccgggctgcacagcaggaggtgagcggtgaGCTGTATTTATAGCCACTCCCCCTTGCTctcattaccacctgagctctgcctcctgttagatcagcagcagcatgTCATTCTCACAGGAgaatgaaccctattgtgaactgcacatgctagcaatctaggttgtgtgctccttatgagaatctaatgcctgatgatttgaggtggaacagttttatcctgaaaccattcccccatccccccagtccgtggaaaaattgtcttccacaatacCAGTCCCTGGAGCCAAAAACGTTGGCAACCACTGATGTAGAACAAGATCCCTACAGTGGGTACTACCCTACAGAGGTACTACTACAGAGGGTAGAACAAGATCCCTCCAGTGACCAGGTGACTTTAAACATGGCTCACATCCCTTTTAGAAAGTTATGGCAGGGAAGCAAGTAGAGAGCAGGTGGTAAACTGAGGATTGGTGACTACATCGGTACCTGCAGTGGGTCCTACAGTCATTTTTGTGCAGATCAGGAGATGAGGTGAAGAGAAGGAAAGCTTCTCATTTGCATAATGCCTTGAAATGACCCTAGGTTTCTAGGGGGCACTGAGAAACCAGAGATGTCCCTTGTCTGTCTGGGAGATCCAAGGGGACAGTTGGCAGTGTTGAGAAGAGATGAACGTGACAGCTGTAGGTCCTTCACCCTCAGCTTCTATTTGTTcacctataaaattaaaatactgaaCACTCAGgcttgtaagaattaaatgaaggaCACAAATGCCTGGCACATTTGCTTGATAAGTGCTCAATCCAACGATACTCAATcctattttacaaaaagggttttttttgtttgttttgttgtttgttgttttacctCCTTGCTATACTGATGCTAAAAGAGTTTAATAGTCCTCTGTTCACATTTTCCAAAAACAAgaatacacattaaaaatgtataaaatgggccaggcccagtggcttatgcctgtaatcccagcactttggaaggccaaggcaggcagatcacctaaggctgagagttccagaccagcctgaccaacatggagaaaccccgtctctactaaaaatacaaaattagctgggcatggtggtgcatgcctgtaaacccagctacttgggaggctgaggcaggagaattgcttgaacccgggagacagaggttgcagtgagccgagatcacaccattgcactccagcctgggcaacaagagcgaaactctgtctcaaaaaaaaaaaaaaaaatatatatatatatatatatatatatatatatatatataaatatataaaatgaaacgTTgaatcagcagcagtggcagcttGTTTAAGGAAaggaacaaacagaaaatgagtacagaaagtcaaaaaatgaAGCACAACTCTTTTAAGTGCCAGTCTGTttttaggtttctttcttttttttttttaaatagagacagggtctctgttgcccaggctggaatgcagtgaggtaatcatggctcactgcagccttgacctcccaggctcaagcaatcctcccacctcggcctccccagtagctgggaccacagatgtgcccaatcacacccagctaatttgtgtattttttgtagagatggggtttcaccatgttgcccaggctggtcttgaactcctcagctcaagctatctgcccacctcagcttcccaaagtgcagtgattacaagtgtgagctgccATGGCTGGCCACGGCTgtcttttaaaaagctaaaaatgggctggttcaagaccagtctgagcaatatggcgagacctcatttctactaaaaaaaaaaaaaaaaatcagctgggtgtgatggcccgtgcctgtagtcaccccagctactcaggaggctgaggtgggaggatcgcttgaacccagaaggttgaggttgcagtgagcctcgattgtgccactgcactccagcctgggtgacagtgagaccttgtctcaaaaagccTCAGAAGGAGCGGCCTAGGGAGATGGGCAAGCATTTCATTTCTAGTTTCTGAACGGCCCTGTGCATTGAGAGAGGTCTTCGGCCTCCCAGCCTCTCTGGCTGAAGGTGGCGATTCTGCATGGAGTCTCTCCACCACTTGGTGGCACTGCTCACAGTGACTTTTTACTTCTAAACACCATTGAACTGGAGCAAGTAGATGATTTGCCATGTTTTTCCCAGCTAGTTTGGAGGCTGAATATAGAATTTTACTGGGACACACCAGAATGTGTAAGTTGGGGAGCAGCGATCCCAGTTTCCCTTGATAATGTGCCAACAGCTTCCTTAGTATTGAAATCACAAAGTCAGAAATGCACACACCTCTGTGATCAGAGATCCATACAGGAGAGAGCAACAAAAAGAGGCCTTTTAAGTTTGCCAGACTTCCTGACCAGTGGGAAGCAAGAGAGTAGATAAGTGTGCAACAGTCACAAACCCGGGCCTATAAGAACCTAGTTGGGAATAGAATGTAAGAGAATGGGGAGCGATGGGGACTCTAGCGTGTTCTAGGCACATGCCCATCTAAAGGCTCCATGTGACTGTTGCCCTGCAGGAATGTGGGCCCCAGTGTTcaccaaaccttttttttttcccccatgaagAGAAGCCAGAAACCCAGATATTAATACAAAGTATCCAGTTTAGAAGTGttggtaaatttttttaatattgaacaTTGTGCTGCCCAAAGAAGGTATCTGCAAGCCAGGTACAAACCAGCAGTTCACGCCCTCTGGTGAGCAGAAAGGTCATAGATTTTGAGCCCATTATGTCGGAGGTCAAATTCTAGTTCTGCTGTTGCAACAGCTGTAAACCAAAGTTTTCAGATTTCTAATGCCCAATGAAAATACCACTTTATTTCCAAAGGTTATTAAAAGGAATAGTTCATGTATGTAAGCAGGCACAGAGCTTGCCACCTATTAGGTACTCAAAAGCATTCTTCCTTCACTTAAGGAAACAATACAGGCATAATACAACAATAATGTTATGATCAAGTTCATTATCAGGAGGCATACACCCAAACAATAGGGGAGTGAGCACCTATCACGTACAGAGCTCTCTGCTAGGTTCTCTGGGGGCAGCAGTTCCCAACCTGGCAATTCATCGGCGTCATCGGAATCAGCCAGCAGCTTGTTGGATATGCTGAGTCCAGAGTCCTGCCCATATTACACTTAATGTTCTGTGCCTATTACACCCAGATTTATGAGATCCTCCTCTCCCACGCAGTCCAAGAATCTGCATTCTAATAAGTTCCTCAGAGGAAGCTCTTTTGCAGCCCGTTTGCACTGGTCTGTGGGTTGGTCATTTATGGAAACCACTGCTCGAGGGAATGAATCATTATTTCCCATCTCATTAGGGAAAGATgatatgcatatgcacacatgtaAGGAGGAGTGACAGTAATGAGCCAAAAGCTCTGTAGACATAATTGCCTCTGATGAAGTGCTGACTGATGACATCAGACAGTAGGCTATTGACAGTGTACCCCCGGGAAAGCTAAATGCAAAAGGGAAGCAAACGGCCTCATGAAGTGAGATCACGATTACAGGGTCAGAAATGTGGAGAGGGTGATTCAGATGGACAAAGGAGCAGAGGCAGGATTCAAGTGATGCATTTCGGAGGCAGTGCATCCTGCTTGTGCCGAGTGGAAGGTGCATGAGGAACATAGTAGACGGTAACAGGAAGGCAGGAGCTGCGAAGGCCTTTGAAGATCAGGCCAGTTGTAATAAAAGTATTTCACATCGTCAGGTATCTTGGGATGGCTGCCAAACATTTTTCTATGGTTTGCATAAAtacatatctattttatttatgtatttatttattttatgtatttattttatttatttatttatttatttatttatttattttgagacggagtttcgctcttgttgcccaggctggagtgcaatggagcgatcccggctcactacaacctccgcctctcaggttcaagcaattctcctgcctcagcctcctgagtagctaggattacaggcatgagccatcgtgcccagctaattttgtatttttagtagagatggggtttctccatgttggtcaggctcatcttgaactcccagcctcaggtgatccgcccatctgggcctcccaaagtgctgggattacaggcgtgagtcactgcacccggcctattttagttttttttttgagacggagtttcactcttgtcgccgaggctgcagtgaagtggcactatctcgcctcactgaaacctccacctcccagattcaagtgattctcctgcctcagcctgccaagtagttgggattacagggtccCTTGAAGCCCAGGCCAAATGGCCCTGTTGTGGCCTTGCCCCAACTCACCCCCGCACTTCCTCTGGGTCGGCCCCAGCTTGTAGTCCAGTCCTCCCAGTTCCTCTGCTTCTCTGAGTATAACTTGAGCTGACTTGTGATGCATTCCAGCTATCTGACTTACATCAAGCTGTCAATGGCAATCAAGCATAATGAGAGCATGGCCAAAGGTCTGCACAGGGCTCTGCTGCAGCAGCATCCAGAGGATGACAGCAAGtgctccccccggccccaggacCTGATCCGGCTTTATGACATCATCTTACAGCTGATCCTTGAGGACCGGGAAGGCAAGGGCCTGTCGTTTTCCTTTGCCTGTGTCAGACACAAAATGACTTAACTTTGTATCATGGAAGGGCTATGACAAGCAGAATCTATTAGTAGCTGGGAAAAGACAAATGTCTTACACCAGTTCCACAGTCTGTGAGCCCCTACCTCTCAGACATGCTGATCTGCAGAGAATAGTGACCCCAGATCATCACTGAGCACTTCACCTATGTAAGATGCTCCCAGCTGCCATAGAGCATCTGAGACCTGAATCCAtgccatctcagcccccagggagttTGTCAGTCAGTAGGACTGTGAGACACACACAGTCAAGGCATCTGAGTAGatgctaagcaaaataaaagCTCAGAGCTGGAACAGATCCCTTCCAGCTAAGATGGGCCAAGAAGTCTCTGAAGGCGGGTGAGCTATGAGTTGAGTTGAAAAGGGCAAATATGTTTCCAAGATGAGAGGGGAATGGAGGTGACAGCAGGTGTGGCTGCTGCCAGGTCACTTCACAGGCTTTTCCCCATTGTATTGATCTCGGGCTTTTTTTTCTCACCATTGTCTGTTCTTACAAGGTCTTCTGTGAAAAATTCAACCTAAGATCTACTCTTCATGAATTTTCTTGTTGCATCTGTTGTACAGAATCTTTTGGAATTGCTCCAGCTTCCTGGTTTAGAGGAAGACAAAGTCTTCCAGAAAGAGATAGGCCTCAAGATTCTGGTGTTCAAAGCTTACAGGTAATGTCCCATGGGATGGGCAGAGttttcctctgcctcccaggttctgtAAGCATTGGGAGCATGACCCAGCCCATAGCAGATGGGATCATTGGCCTTGAGTGTATGGTTACCTTGCCTGTGATCAGAGGAAGGTCAGCCCAGCATGTTCAAGGGGAGTTTCTAAAGGCTGTGGTCAGtagtggccagtgatgatgactgCCCTTTGGCCATGTTGGAGGAGTGGAGCACACACGTTAAACTTGGCTTCCtcactgggtatggtggctcaggcttgtaatcccagcactttgggaggcaaaggcaggtggatcacctgaggtcgggagtttgagaccagcctgactgacatggagaaactctgtctgtattaaaaatacaaaattagccaggcatggtggtgcatgcctgtaaacccagctactcaggaggctgaggcagaagaatagcttgaacctgggaggcagaggttgcggtgagccaagatcgcaccattgcactccagcctgggtgacaagagtgaaactccatctcaaaaaaaagacaaaaaacaaaaaacttgtctTCCTCTACTTGCCTCCTCCCTCCCAGGGGAAAAGGGGCATGCCTTGAAAGGGTGTTAATTAGCAGAACCAGTGTGGCCAGTTCAAGGAACTTGAACTAACTCGGGATAAAGCTAAACTCAGTTTCTTAAATGACTTGTATCATTTGGAACTCGGAAGTGGGCTGGGTAGCACGATGGGGCCCAGCCGGGACGGAAGGCAGAGCCCCATGCATTCTTGCCCTTCCTCATCTGGCCCTCACACGCCAGTGTGCTCTGGCGCTCCAGCGTGGCCTGTCTTCACTGCATGGCCTCTTTTGTCCTGTCAGGGACCCACAGTGCTCAGGCTCTGCTGAGCCCAGGAGAGGAATTTGACTCAGGAAGAACCTTCTGTGAGTTTTGTTGTTGGAAAGCGATGAGCAGAGATGAATGATTGTGACTTGGGTGTGTGGATGGGGGTGGGATTTCTGTTTGAGTTGGGCAGCGTTCTTCCTTCTGTCCTGTCCCTGGTCTCACCATGCTCCTTCTGGGAACTGTTCCTCCTCTGCAGAGTCAGCCAGTCAGTAAAAAACCATGGCTCAGTGTTGGGCCTACCTGGGCATCTCTGATTGCTGGGAAGCATCTCTGCAGGGTAGCCTACAAATCTGAAAGCTTCCCATGAAGCGGATTTCCATGTGGTGACCCCACATTAAGAAATCTGTTTCCAAATGTGAAATTTTGCCTAAACTGCAAGGAAAGCCTTGGTCTTGGGTAATTGCAGCTTTAGAATTTTGTGGCTGTTTTCCCCTCCCCATCAGGTGTTTTTTCATTGCTCAGTCCTATGCGCTGGTGAAGAAGTGGAGTGAAGCACTTGTCCTGCATGATAGCATCCTGAAATATGCAGATGAAGTAAATTCTGATGCTGGCACCTTCAAGAACAGCCTAAAGGTGAGAGGTTGGCCTCTCCTTGTTTGTAAGCCCTGGCACGTTATGGAGTTGGCTGTGGAGGAGCCGTGAGGGTACAACAGCTGGGCTCCACCTCAGGCTGGTCCTCCCTGGCTGTGCATGGGACCTGGTGTGGCCCTGACTGCCCAGGAGCTGCAGGCTGTGTCACTCATGGCTGTGCTCCAGGCCTGAGGAGGATTTAAGTTTGAAGAAGGGAAGGcgtttttctgatttcaaagaaacaaaaacctccACAGGAAAACCTGAAGTACTGCTCTCAGACTTGACTACACATTGAAATCTCTTAGGAAGATTTTTTTCAAGGTAGATGTCTGGGTGGCACCCCCAGAGATTGTGGTTCTAATCAGTGTGAGGGATCTGAAGTGGGCACTGGGACTTTGAAAGGCCCCTTAATGATTTTGACATGCAACAAAGTGAGAAGCACTGGTGCAGCCATCCTGCAGGGCATGTGCAAGACCAGCAGCAGCGGCGGGGGCCTGGCTAGGAATGCAGCCTCTCAGCTCCCACCCGGAAccttctgcttgttttttttctttctttctttcttgagacagggtctcactctgtcactcaggctggaatgcaagtggcaccatcatagtccactgcagccttgaactcctgggctcaagtgaccctcccacctcagcctcctgagtagctgagactacgggcatgagccaccatgcctggccaatttttatttttttgtagagatggggatctcactatgttgcccaggctggtcttgaactcctggcctcaagcagtcctcctgcctctgcctcccaaaaccTTGAGAttggaggcatgagccaccatgctggccagtatctgcattttaacaagatccccaggccATTTGGGGGTCCATTAAAGCTAAGGAAATGGTTGATCTAAAGTACAGCCACAggactggatgcagtggctcatgcctgtaatcccagcactttgggaagctgaggtgggcagatcacttgaggtaaggagttcaagaccaggttgggcaacatggcaaaaccctgtctctacaaaaataaaaaaaaattagccaggcgtggtggtgcacacctgtaatcccagctacttgggaagctgaggcaggaggctcacttgaacctgggatgcagaggttgcagtgagccaagatcacaccactgcactccagcctgagtgacagagtgagactccatctcaaaataaataaataaagtgcagcCATGGAAGGCTtgctttgctttactttttttttttttaagatggagtctccgtctcccaggctagagtgcagtggcacaatctcggctcactgcaacctctgcctcccaggttcaagcgattgttctatctcagcctcccaagtagctgggactacaggcatgtgccacgaagCCCGGCTAatgttggtatttttagtagagacagggtttcaccacgttggccaggctgatcttggactcctgacttcaagtgatcaaGCCTCTTGATCcgctgacctcagcctcccaaagtgctaggattacaggtgtgagccaccacgcccggtgcTTTACTGATTATTGAAAGATAACTAGCTTCTTCAGCTTGTGGCCTGCTGTGATGATATAGAACTTGTTGCAACATCAGCTGGTCTAAGGAATCCATGTATATTTGACAAGTAGAGACCATTTAGAAAAGCAAGCaggggccgggcaccgtggctcacgcctgtaatcccagcactgtgggaggctgaggtgggcgaatcacaaggtcaagagatcaagaccatcctggctaacatggtgaaaccccgtctctactaaaaatacaaaaaaattagccgggcgtggtggcgggcacctgtggtcccagttactcaggaggctgaggcaggagaatggtgtgaacccgggaggcggagcttgcagtgagccaagagtgccattgcaccccagcctgggtgacagagcaaggctctatctcaaaaaaaaaaaaaagaaaaagaaaaaaagaaaagcaagcaaaggTTCCTGTTGTTGATGGAGTCACACCAGTGTAGGAGCTGCTGGATCCCGTGCAAGCTCAGAGTAGAGAAGAAGCTCTCTGCCTTCAGAGAGCTTGTAGTTTTGTTGTAGCCACAGACTGGCATGCAGGAGCCCACCTATGGATGCAGAAGAAGTAAGAGAGACCCCCAGCAAAGGCAGAGCTAGGAAAGAGCAGAGGGATGTGGGCAGGTGGGGGTGATGGACGTGGCAGCATCACCACCATGGGATATCATCTTGGGATGTGGTGCAAACCAGTGTGGACCTGATTTCATGTGCTGAATTGTTTTGTGGGGGAAGTGTCAGAGAATGGAGGCATGATGGATTCTGTGGCTTCCAGACCTTCTCGGGTCATTCCCAATACGCCAAGCAAGAGACCGAGGCCAGGAAAATTCATCACCCTCGATGAAGCAGTGGGATGTAATGACTAAGGGCTTATGCCCTTGAGCCAGATGGCCCAGCCCTTTACCCCAGCCCGCTGCCACTTGGGGGCATGGCCCGCACATTGCTTAACCTCTCCatgcttccattttctcatctgtaaaatgggagtgcaAACTGCCTCAGGATTATTGAGAAGGTTAAGCTAGTGATTATGTAACcagcttagaacaatgcctggcacactgtTTAGTGTATGatgaatttattaatattatcaacATCATCTTTATTTCCAGGCATTATTACTTAAGCCATGGCATAGCTTTTCCCATTTGAAACAggctagtgttttgttttgttttgttctaataCGGAGAACCGTTTAGAAAGTCTAAAGTCCTGTGAAAATACCAGTGGGTTCGCTTAACTCAGGTTAGCTTGGTGTGCTTCTCTGACCTGGCCCTGGCTCAGGAGTACAGGTTTTCTGAATCTTACAGGGCCTGCCTGACATGCAAGAGCTCATCACTCAAGTGTGGTCAGAGAAGTGCTCCCTGCAGGCCGCAGCCATCCTCGGTGAGCCCCCTGCCTGGCCTTTGTATCCCCAGACTTCCCTTCCTGCCACTCCCCTTCTGTCTCACACCCCACACTACTGTTTTAAGGTTGAAAGGGTTGTCTCGGTTCATCTGTAAGATGTTCCTGGCCTATACTTGCACCAGCTGGGCATCAGATCACGTAGAAGCATTTTGAGATGTGCTGTTACACTCGTCCTTCTCCCTGTTACTGTTCTCATGCAACTGTACTGGCTTCACAGGCCGACGGCGTTGGATGTGGGATTGATCTGTTTATCTCCACCACTTCTCAGCACGAGACAGGACTGGCTTCCCCACGTGCTGGCTCCTTTTGCTTTTGGGATGTAGGGGCCACCTGTGTGATAGGTCTCATTTGTGACTAGTGTGCTATTATAAATCCTTGTTCTTACAAACTTTCAGATGCAAATGACACTCATCAAACAGagacctcctcctcccaagtCAAGGACAATAAGGGAAGTCTGGGCCATGGTTTTTGAGGAATATGAAGCAGGATTAGCAACAAACTAGGAATGCATGCTCATTGTAGAGCAGTGGACCCTAAATTTCTAAGGAaaccccccacctcc containing:
- the LOC129056810 gene encoding protein FAM106C-like produces the protein MHHKSAQVILREAEELGGLDYKLGPTQRKCGAPAFLLPSTMFLMHLPLGTSRMHCLRNASLESCLCSFVHLNHPLHISDPVIVISLHEAVCFPFAFSFPGGTLSIAYCLMSSVSTSSEAIMSTELLAHYCHSSLHVCICISSFPNEMGNNDSFPRAVVSINDQPTDQCKRAAKELPLRNLLECRFLDCVGEEDLINLGVIGTEH